In Harmonia axyridis chromosome X, icHarAxyr1.1, whole genome shotgun sequence, a single window of DNA contains:
- the LOC123686265 gene encoding katanin p60 ATPase-containing subunit A-like 1 — protein sequence MNPREIADNLTLARENTMIGNYSNAEVLYIGAIEMLNQFMRTIGDPTSKNQWEEALKKVSLEYEGVKRLNQTLQNFRLKTKGDLPIGTRRLCRDEQPVRDTGELKINDDDPDVWPPPTPVEYSNIRGNGPSKSKISNVKKVETKRKDSRGVSSSTSSRRSETLKTKVTKKDERPSSSKSDRDRDQEQVVQNEKSDETEEKKFECHGMDRELADTLERDIVQKNPNIKWDDIADLHEAKRLLEEAVVLPMLMPEFFTGIRRPWKGVLMVGPPGTGKTMLAKAVATECSTTFFNVSSSTLTSKYRGESEKMVRLLFEMARFYAPSTIFIDEIDSLCSRRGSESEHEASRRVKSELLVQMDGITANNEEPGKVVMVLAATNFPWDIDEALRRRLEKRIYIPLPSLEGREALLKINLREVKLDPEVNLADIAERLDGFSGADITNVCRDASMMSMRRKIFGLRPDQIKKLPKEELDLPVTSRDFHEALMKNNKSVSSEDLEKYEKWMNDFGSS from the exons ATGAATCCTAGAGAGATTGCTGATAATCTTACACTGGCTCGAGAAAATACTATGATTGGAAATTATTCAAATGCTGAAGTTCTTTATATTGGTGCTATAGAAATGTTGAATCAGTTCATGCGAACAATTGGTGACCCAACATCTAAAAACCAATGGGAAGAG GCACTAAAGAAAGTTTCACTGGAATATGAAGGAGTGAAAAGATTAAATCAAACTTTACAGAACTTCAGATTAAAAACAAAAGGAGATCTACCAATTGGAACTAGAAGACTTTGTCGAGATGAACAACCTGTTAGGGATACAGGtgaactgaaaataaatgacGACGATCCGGATGTGTGGCCTCCACCAACACCTGTTGAGTACAGTAATATTAG AGGTAATGGACCTTCAAAGTCGAAAATTTCTAATGTAAAAAAAGTGGAAACGAAAAGGAAAGATTCAAGAGGAGTTTCCTCATCAACTTCAAGCAGAAGATCTGAAACCCTGAAAACTAAAGTTACTAAAAAAGATGAACGTCCATCCTCATCAAAATCAGATAGAGATCGAGATCAAGAACAAGttgtacaaaatgaaaaaagcgatGAAACAGAAGAGAAGAAATTTGAATGTCATGGCATGGATCGGGAACTTGCTGACACATTAGAGCGTGATATTGTTCAGAAAAATCCCAATATAAAATGGGATGATATAGCAGATTTACATGAAGCAAAGAGGCTCCTGGAAGAAGCAGTTGTGTTGCCAATGTTGATGCCAGAATTTTTCACTG GAATACGTCGTCCATGGAAAGGAGTGCTTATGGTTGGTCCTCCTGGCACAGGAAAAACTATGTTGGCAAAAGCTGTGGCTACAGAATGTAGCACAACGTTTTTTAATGTCTCATCTTCTACACTTACATCGAAGTACCGTggtgaatcagaaaaaatggtcAGGCTTTTATTTGAAATGGCTAGATTTTATGCACCTAGTACTATATTCATTGATGAAATTGATTCATTATGTTCACGCAGAGGATCTGAATCTGAGCATGAAGCATCTAGGAGGGTCAAATCTGAACTTTTGGTTCAAATGGATGGGATCACAGCTAACAATGAGGAGCCAGGAAAGGTTGTTATGGTGTTAGCTGCAACCAATTTCCCTTGGGATATAGATGAAGCTTTGAGGCGAAGACTAGAAAAACGAATTTATATACCTCTTCCTAGCTTAGAAGGAAGAGAAGCTctactaaaaattaatttgagagAGGTCAAATTGGATCCAGAG gtGAACTTGGCAGATATTGCAGAAAGATTGGATGGCTTTTCGGGTGCTGACATCACAAATGTTTGTAGAGATGCTTCAATGATGTCAATGCgtcgaaaaatatttggtttGCGACCAGATCAAATTAAAAAGCTTCCTAAGGAAGAACTGGATTTGCCTGTAACCTCAAGAGATTTTCATGAGGCATtaatgaaaaacaacaaaagTGTTTCCAGTGAAGATTTGGAAAAATATGAGAAATGGATGAATGATTTTGGTTCCTCATGA
- the LOC123686266 gene encoding BCL2/adenovirus E1B 19 kDa protein-interacting protein 3 — MSSSKSSLDDVLGESWVDVSSVHSGSGGTATPLTFTQQLHVEDYLRLLREAQRESNQSSARVSLAGSRRDSPKGSPKSPPNSPVEGTCLNMDWQAYYLNSESKEDSDFFNDWSSRPDQLPPKNWSFRPRKRELLSIRHARLGNNSIFSRKGLCTLFLSNILSILLGTGIGLWLSRHGLFVPSIKVR; from the exons atgtcatCATCAAAGTCCAGCCTTGATGATGTCCTTGGTG aaTCCTGGGTTGATGTGTCAAGCGTACATTCAGGATCAGGAGGTACAGCAACACCTCTGACGTTTACTCAGCAATTACATGTTGAAGATTATTTGAGGCTGCTGAGAGAAGCACAAAGAGAATCTAACCAGTCATCAGCTAGAGTTTCATTAGCTGGTTCTCGAAGAGATTCTCCAAAGGGTAGTCCTAAAAGTCCCCCAAATAGCCCTGTGGAAGGAACATGTCTTAATATGGATTGGCAAGCTTATTATTTGAATTCTGAATCAAAAGAA GAttcagattttttcaatgattggAGCAGCCGTCCAGATCAACTCCCACCCAAAAACTGGAGTTTTAGGCCTAGAAAGCGGGAACTGCTTAGCATCCGTCATGCTCGTTTGGGAAACAATAGCATCTTTTCCCGTAAAGGTCTTTGTACTCTATTTCTGAGCAACATTTTATCCATTCTATTGGGCACTGGTATAGGACTCTGGTTAAGTAGACATGGTCTCTTTGTTCCATCCATTAAAGTACGTTAA
- the LOC123686268 gene encoding major facilitator superfamily domain-containing protein 10, translating into MDSSNRKKMNPVYVIFISLLLDLLAFTMILPLLPSLLDHYKQNDSTGLYAWLSGRVKYFQEIVGAPEKFNNVLFGGFLGSMFSFLQYLTSPLLGSISDVVGRKSVLIICLLGISFSYILWAFSSNLIIFIIARFIGGISKGNVSLSMAIITDVSSVENRGKGMALVGIAFSLGFIVGPLIGAVFAVWAKTKTGQWYIIPAIFALFLSLADLLFITVLFQESLPKEKRAKSFKSSFKTAEGMINVKQLFSFSAVNHDEKSNSKELKKLGLIYFVYLFIYSGLEFTLTFLTHHVFNYTSMEQGWMFFSIGLTMAVIQGGYVRRIPKDKIKKTATLGLWLIIPSFICVGLANGPVLLYLGLFLYASSTALVVPCIMTMASLYGSADQKGTVMGIFRSLGALARALGPIIASIAFWSIGSCTTYLIGSICLLWPVLNLLKL; encoded by the exons atggattcatcTAATCGGAAAAAAATGAATCCTGTATATGTGATATTCATTTCCCTTCTTCTTGATCTGCTTGCTTTCACAATGATTCTTCCATTGCTACCATCATTGTTGGACCATTATAAACAGAATGATTCCACTGGGTTATATGCTTGGTTATCTGGaagagtgaaatattttcaagaaattgttGGAGCTCCTGAGAAATTTAATAATGTTTTATTTGGAGGATTCCTAGGTTCCATGTTCAGTTTTTTACAGTACTTAACTTCCCCTCTTTTGGGAAGTATTTCTGATGTTGTTGGAAGAAAATCTGTGTTGATAATATGTTTG TTGGGAATATCATTTTCATACATCCTTTGGGCTTTCTCTAGTAATCTGATCATATTCATTATAGCAAGGTTTATTGGAGGAATAAGCAAAGGTAATGTCTCTCTAAGTATGGCAATAATAACTGATGTCTCTTCAGTTGAAAATAGAGGAAAAGGAATG GCTCTTGTAGGCATTGCCTTTTCATTAGGCTTTATTGTGGGTCCTCTTATTGGAGCAGTTTTTGCTGTATGGGCCAAAACTAAAACAGGACAGTGGTATATTATTCCAGCCATCTTTGCCTTATTTCTATCCTTGgctgatttattatttataactgTTCTTTTCCAAGAGTCATTACCTAAG gAAAAACGTGCCAAATCCTTCAAAAGTAGTTTCAAAACAGCCGAAGGGATGATAAATGTGAAACAATTATTCAGTTTTTCTGCTGTTAATCATGATGAGAAATCCAATTCCAAAGAATTAAAAAAGTTGGGACTGATATATTTTGtatacttatttatttatagTGGTCTAGAATTCACACTCACATTTTTAACTCATCATGTGTTCAATTATACATCAATGGAACAGGGATGGATGTTTTTTTCCATAG GTCTCACAATGGCTGTTATTCAGGGTGGTTATGTTAGGAGAATCCCCAAAGACAAAATAAAGAAAACAGCTACCCTGGGTTTATGGCTTATTATCCCCTCTTTCATTTGTGTAGGTCTTGCAAATGGGCCAGTATTATTATACTTAGGACTTTTCCTATATGCATCAT CAACTGCCTTAGTTGTGCCTTGTATTATGACAATGGCCTCTCTTTATGGTTCTGCTGATCAAAAAGGTACTGTTATGGGTATTTTTAGATCTCTAGGAGCCCTAGCCAGGGCTCTGGGTCCAATCATTGCCAGTATTGCTTTTTGGAGTATAGGTTCTTGTACAACTTATTTGATAGGGTCAATCTGTCTTTTATGGCCAGTATTGAACTTACTGAAACTGTAA
- the LOC123686267 gene encoding protein phosphatase 1 regulatory subunit 37-like, whose translation MDAKCTKQHHDISIEDCGTESPIVDEESEVSEDSTICDADFKPTGLNSKKLLQILDRSFSLDDESMEEPLLSFEYSISQKNENTESGVDLSTPNSLREKSICSILRRGSCFENKSNTSLDSCHSSASSRRVSFPSDDSELASYLYPEQEQHLEMGIKSSEEVLEVYENSCKHHKTIELDIIKNQIAEIKNNINHSATFNLCSINLTNDVNETLEDLLKVANFQRITLSDCKFTSDTISEFLDMLEYYESTKELEVSVKFESNEAWQSFCNACMNLDMLEVISFKGMCISEEYMRKLLHAVKSNSKITTLRFDSCELDMMPSFYLVDSLKSNTTLRELYLPSSKLYSREAQCLGNFLQVNSHLKVLDISNNFIGDRGLDNLSKGLVKQNIPGSGLSVLIVFNNQLTEKSGPIINNLINFGKNLHTLNVGYNNLTDQVLMDVKDGLIETNSLEGFGLQCTLLTCKGIFSLAEAIEGNTSLLKINLKGNKAIQVHGLERLCNALTNSKITKIEIDDINRSCSDPSGYTQVVKRLNAICTVNKTFVVDNRDEEITNISRVISRKVSLSCEPRFLIPDVKHALTSPIQLSAMSPTPLTSPAPKSRFQIISVPENSPRSLSRFKVTPVISPSPEDDEIQNRFANVRSSVSSNESMDSLSVQPD comes from the exons ATGGATgcaaagtgcaccaaacagcaTCATGACATCTCTATTGAAGATTGTGGCACTGAAAGCCCAATTGTGGACGAAGAGAGTGAAGTCTCTGAGGATTCCACTATATGTGATGCAG ATTTCAAACCCACTGGCTTGAATTCAAAGAAACTCCTACAAATTCTGGATAGATCCTTTTCACTTGATGACGAATCAATGGAGGAGCCTttattgtcatttgaatattcaatatcacaaaaaaatgaaaatacagaGTCGGGAGTTGACTTGTCTACACCAAATTCACTTAGGGAGAAAAGCATTTGTTCTATATTGAGAAGAGGTTcttgttttgaaaataaatctaatACATCCTTGGATTCCTGTCATTCATCTGCGAGTTCCCGTCGAGTATCATTTCCAAGTGATGATTCTGAACTTGCTAGTTACTTATATCCAGAACAAGAACAACATTTAGAAATGG GTATAAAAAGTTCTGAGGAGGTTTTAGAAGTGTATGAGAACTCATGCAAACATCACAAAACTATTGAACTGGATATCATCAAAAACCAAATTGCT GAAATCAAGAACAATATCAATCACTCCGCAACATTCAATTTATGTTCAATAAATTTGACAAACGATGTAAATGAAACTTTAGAGGATTTGTTGAAAGTGGCTAATTTTCAAAGAATAACCTTGTCTGATTGTAAATTCACAAGTGATACTATTAGTGAATTCTTGGATATGTTGGAATATTATGAATCAACAAAGGAACTGGAAGTGTCGGTTAAGTTTGAAAGCAATGAAGCTTGGCAATCATTTTGCAATGCTTGTATGAACCTTGATATGCTTGAAGTAATATCGTTTAAGGGTATGTGTATTAGTGAAGAATACATGAGGAAGCTTTTGCATGCTGTGAAGAGCAATTCCAAGATTACAACACTTAGATTTGATAGCTGTGAGCTAGATATGATGCCTTCATTTTATTTAG TTGACAGCTTGAAGAGTAATACGACTCTAAGAGAACTTTATTTGCCATCATCCAAATTGTATAGTAGAGAGGCTCAGTGTCTTGGCAATTTCCTTCAGGTTAATTCACATTTGAAAGTATTGGATATAAGTAATAACTTTATTGGTGATCGTGGATTAGACAACTTGTCCAAAGGATTAGTCAAACAAAACATTCCAGGATCTGGACTTTCTGTCTTGATAGTTTTCAATAATCAGCTCACTGAAAAAAGTGGACCTATCATCAACAATTTGATT aatTTTGGTAAAAATCTTCATACATTAAATGTTGggtataataatttaacagaTCAGGTTTTGATGGATGTCAAAGATGGGTTGATAGAGACAAATTCATTAGAGGGATTTGGATTACAATGCACTCTATTGACTTGTAAAGGAATATTTTCTCTTGCTGAAGCTATTGAAGGAAATACATCACTCTTA aaaataaatttgaaaggaAATAAGGCTATACAAGTACATGGCTTGGAAAGACTATGTAATGCTCtgacaaattcaaaaataaccaaaatagaGATAGATGATATTAATCGATCATGTAGT gatCCATCAGGTTATACACAAGTGGTTAAGAGGTTGAATGCAATATGTACAGTTAACAAGACATTTGTTGTTGATAATCGCGATGAAGAGATTACTAATATTTCTAGAGTTATATCTAGAAAAGTATCTTTGAGTTGCGAACCTCGATTTCTTATACCAGATGTGAAACATGCACTCACAAGTCCCATTCAACTTTCAGCAATGTCACCAACACCTCTTACAAGTCCAGCTCCTAAGAGTCGTTTCCAGATAATCTCAGTACCAGAAAATAGCCCTCGATCACTTTCACGGTTCAAA GTAACTCCAGTAATAAGTCCTTCTCCGGAAGATGACGAAATTCAGAATCGTTTTGCTAATGTCAGAAGCAGTGTTTCATCCAATGAAAGTATGGATTCACTCTCGGTACAACCTGATTAA